CCGACGCCGTCGACCCCGCACGCTTCCTGATCCGCGCCCTGCGCGCGCGCCGCGTCGGTTCCGCCGGCTGACCGGCACGCGAATCGCTCACAGTCTCCCGATTTTTTCGCGCAAGGTTATCCACGCCACGCTGTGGATAACCGCGCGGAATCCGCGCGCAGTTCGTGTGCAATCACAGTGGACGTAAACTGGGCAACTCGGCACAGCTGTGAAGCGGCCCGAAAGTTGCTCAACTCAAATGTCTGTGCACGAACAGCCTGTGCAACCGGTTATGGTTTCGCCAAGGCCTTGATCCGTCAGCGTAAACCGAAGTTATCCACAGAACTGTGCGCCCTTTGTTAACTTCTACTACGTATATATACAAGTAAACCTTTGAAACCAAAGACCTGCGGTGCCGCACAGGGCCGCGAGTCGATTCAATCGGTTCCAGAGCGAAAAAGCTGTGGCACAATCGGTTTCCTTCGCGATCGTTCGGCCAGGCGCCGGACATGCTTCAATGGAACGGTCGGCACGATTTCGAATCTGAATCTTCGAGACTGCGCAGTCCGTTCACACACCAGGCCGACAATCCAGATCGGCAACCTGTACGACGTTCCGCCCGATGGCGGAACAGGCGGATCCCATGTACCGCCGTCGTCGACCACAACAATCACATTCGGGGCGATTCCCAGCCGGCGCGCATCCATTTCTGACGCTTGACCCCGTGTCGCTGGCGGTTGCTTCCAAAGGAGAAGTCACCACGATGAAGTCGGCGTTCTCATTCCTGCCCAACTGGCCGCTTGCGCCGGATGCCGTGTTCTGGGCCGGGCTCGCGCTGTTCGCGGCCGGCCTGTGTGGCGAGCTGTGCTACCGCGCGTGGCGTCTGCCGCGCATCACCGGTTACGCGGTGATCGGTCTGATTGCCGGTTCGTTCGGATTCGGCGTGATCGATGCCAGCACCGACGAAACGTCGCGGCTGCTGATGGATGTCGCGCTCGGCCTGCTGCTGTTCGAACTCGGCAGCCGCCTCGACCTGCGCTGGATCCGGCGTAATCCGTGGCTCGTCGCGTCGAGTCTCGCGGAAGCCACGCTGACGTTCGTGCTCGTGCTGTTCGTGATGCTCGCGCTCGGCGTGTCGGGGATGGTCGCGCTCGTGCTGTCGGCGATCGCGATCGCCACGTCGCCGTCGATGGTGATCCAGCTCAAGACCGAGCTGCGCGCGGAAGGGCAGGTGTCGCAACGTCTCATCACGCTCACCGCGCTCAATAGCGTGTACGCGATCGTGCTGACCAAGCTCGTGACGAGCTGGCTTCACCAGGAAGCGTACGGCAACGTTTTCGCGACGATCCTGCAACCGCTCTACCTGATCGCCGGTTCGTTCATCGTCGCGTATCTCGTCGCGCGTTCGTGCAACTACCTGTTCCGCCACATGACCGCGACGATGCGCGACGAGCATTCGTTCGTCGCGCTGTTCGGGCTCGTGATGCTCGCGATCGCGGTCGCACAGGCATTGAAGCTGTCGACGCTGCTCACGCTGCTGCTCGCCGGCATCATCGTGAAGAACCTCGAAGCGCGGCCGCAGCTGTGGCCGGAGCATTTCGGCACGGCCGGCTGGCTGCTGACGGTGGTCCTGTTCGTGCTGACGCTCACGTCGTTCACCTGGGGCGACATCGCGCTCGGCGGGCTGCTCGCGATCGTGCTGATCGTCACGCGGCTCGCCGCGAAGCTGGCCGGCGTCGTCGCGTTCGCGAAGCCGAGCGGCCTCGGGATGAAGCAGGGCATTGCGCTCGGCATCGCGCTGACACCGATGTCAGCACTGTCGTACCTGCTCGTCGACGATACGTACCAGCTCTACCCGAATTTCGACCCGCACCTGCGCGCGATCGTGATGTGCTCGATCGTGATCCTGCAGCTCGTCAGCCCGTTCGTCGTCTACCGCTGCCTGTCGGCGGTCGGTGAACGCAGCGACAGCAACTGATTCCGGAACCTGCCATGGCACTCGAAACCTTCGTCAATTCCGAACCGTTCACGTTCGGCGTCGAACTGGAGATCCAGGTCGTCAACACGCACAACTACGACCTGACCAAGGCTGCATCCGACCTGATGCGCCTGATCCAGGGCGAGACCTTTCCGGGCAACATCACGCCGGAAATCACCGAGAGCATGATCGAGCTGTCGACCGGCATCTGCCATTCGCACGAGCAGGCCGTCAGCGAGCTGCATGCGATCCGCGACGTGCTCGTGAAGGCGGCCGACCAGCTCAACGTCGGGCTTGCCGGCGGCGGCACGCATGCGTTCCAGCAATGGAGCGACCGGCAGATCTACGATGCGCCGCGCTTCCAGTACATCTCCGAGCTGTACGGCTATCTCGCGAAGCAGTTCACCGTGTTCGGCCAGCACGTGCACATCGGCTGTCCCGATCCGGACAGCGCGCTGTTCCTGCTGCACTCGATGTCGCGCTTCATTCCGCACTTCATCGCGCTGTCCGCATCGTCGCCGTTCGTGCAGAACGTCGACACGGGCTTCCATTCGGCACGCCTGAATTCGGTGTTCGCGTTCCCGCTGTCGGGCCGTGCGCCGTTCGTGCTGACCTGGGACAGCTTCGAGGAGTACTTCACGAAGATGGTGAACACGGGTGTCGTCAATTCGATGAAGGACTTCTACTGGGACATCCGCCCGAAGCCCGGCTACGGCACGATCGAGGTGCGCGTGATGGATACGCCGCTGTCGGTCGACCGCGCGGCGGCGATCGCCTGCTACATCCAGACGCTCGCACGCTACCTGCTGACCGACCGGCCCCTGAAGCTGTCGGAGGACGATTACCTCGTCTACACGTTCAACCGTTTCGAAGCGTGCCGCTTCGGGCTAGAGGGCACCTGCGTGAATCCTCAGACGGGTGAGCGCCGTACGATCGCGGAAGACATCCTCGACACGCTCGACCGGATCGCGCCGCATGCAGCCGCGCTCGGGTCGCGCGCGGCGCTCGACGAGATCGGCGCGCTCGCGAAAGCACGCGTGAACGACGCATCGTGGTTGAGAACCGTTTTCAAACAGGAAAAATCGCTGAACGAGACGGTCCGGCAGCAGTGCTTACGTTGGCGTGAGTGAAAAAATGTTTTGCAGATTGCAGGCTCGACCGCGTCGCGATTCGCTGAACGCCGGTTGGCGCCATTTCAGGCCGTAATCGTTGCCAGGCGTCCTGAAAATCTGTGGATAACCCGATATTCCGCTGCAAAGTCAACGATCTGTGCGCGGGATAACCCGGTGGATCAAACCCACCGGATCGATGGCCGATCCGAACAGGAAAATGCTGGCGCGCCCCGTTCCGCGGGCGCGCGGCATAACAGGCACAACGAAAAATTTCAGTTATCCAGCGATTTTCCACAGAATGCAGGGGATAACTTAGCTGTGCGATTTTCCGCTCTCGCTTAGAATATCGGCTTTGCGGACACCGGAACGACGCGTGTCTCTCCGGTCGCCGCGAACGCGACCGCCGCGTGTGCCTCGCGACGGCCGTGCTGACGCACTCGAGAGAGCGCGTCTGTTTTGAGATAGACATTCGATCTCCACACTACGGCCGCTCGGCAACCCGGGCGGCGGCAAAGCGAAAAGACTATGAGCGAAGGCGTTTACGGGAACCAGGCTTCGGGACGTGTGACCCACAGCCTGCTGCGGTTGAGTACGGCCATGCGAAGCCAGGCATGGGATTGGGCGGAGGGCGCTGGCCTCACGCCGACGCAGGGCGAGATTCTCGTGCTGCTGCTGCAGCGCAAGGGCCCGATGCGGCTCGGCGAGATCGCGCGCGAGACTCAGCTCACCGCGGCAACCACGAGCGATGCGGTCAGCACGCTCGAGACGAAGGGGCTCGTCGAGAAGCGCCGTGCGCTGGACGACGGCCGTGCACTGGCCGTGCGTCTGTCGGCGCGTGGCCGGACCGCCGCGAAGAAGGCGCTGCAATGGCCTGAATTCCTGACGAAGGCGGTCGGCAAGCTCGGCGCGGACGAGCAGGGCGCGCTGTACCGCGCGCTGCTGAAGACGCTGCGCGAGCTGCAGGTGGCCGGTGCGACGCCGCCGCAACGCATGTGCGTGACGTGCGCCCACTTCCAGCCGGGCAAGCTGTCGAAGAAGACCGTGCATCACTGCGCGGCGCTCGACATCTCGATGTCGGACAGCGATCTGCGTCTCGACTGCTCGGTGCAGGAAGAAGCCGACGCGGCGACGCAGAAGAAGACCTGGAAGATTTTCGCCGGCTGACGTCCGTCGATCGACCGGGAGGCCGATGATGAACGCTGAAGTCGTGGCGATCCGCCATGTGCATTTCGAGGATCTCGGGAGCTTCGAGCAGGTGCTCGGCGAACGGGGGAGGCGGGTGCGCTATGTCGACGTCGGATCGTCGCGGGTCGAGGTGCTCGACGTGCTCGAGCCGTCGCTGTTCGTCGTGCTCGGCGGGCCGATCAGCGTCTACGACGATGCGCAGTATCCGACGATCGCGCCGCTTCTGACGCTCGTCCGGCAGCGCATCGACGCAGGGCTGCCGATCCTCGGCATTTGCCTCGGCGCGCAGTTCATCGCGCGGGCGCTCGGTGCACGCGTCTATCCGGCCGCGCAGCACGAACTCGGCTGGGCGCCGCTGGCGCTCACCGATGCAGGCCGCGCGTCGCCGCTGCGTCATCTCGATGGCGCGGCGACGTCGATGCTCCACTGGCACGGCGATACGTTCGACCTGCCGGGCGGCGCGATCCATCTCGCGTCGACGCCGGCGTGCCGCCACCAGGCATTCGCTTGGGGGCAGCACGTGCTGGCGCTGCAATGCCATCCGGAAATCCGTACCGACCGTTTCGAACCCTGGCTGATCGCGAACGCCGGAGAAATCGCGGCGATGCCCGGTATCGATGCACGCCAGTTGCGTGCCGATACCGCGCAGCACGGCCCCGTGCTCGAAACGGCTGCGCGACGCATGTTCGGGGAGTGGCTCGACAGCGTCGGGCTCTGACGCCGCGCGCGGCGCTGTTTGCCGCGAAGGTCCAGCCCGGCCTGCATCGATTGCAGGCCGGCGCCTCGCTGTACGCCGCGCATTTGACGCATCGCCGGCCCCCCTTCACTTGCCCTGCCTGACCATCCGCTTACTGCCGGTTGCGCCATCTGCAGGCTTTGGGGCTGCGTGCTACGCTCGTCCGCTCATTCCCTTTCCAGGCGAGCGGCTTCCATGACTGCGCTGTTTTCTCCATTCACGCTGCGCGGCGTGACCCTTCCGAACCGGATCGTGATCTCCCCGATGTGCCAGTACTCGGCCGAACGCGGTGAAGCGACCGACTGGCACATGATCCACCTCGGCCATCTCGCGCTGTCGGGCGCGGGGCTGCTGTGCATCGAGGCGACGGCAGTGGAACCCGACGGGCGCATCACGCACGGCGACCTCGGTCTCTGGGACGACGTGACCGAAGCCGCGCTGAAGCCCGTGCTGGCCGCGATCCGCAAGCATTCGCCAGTCCGCGTCGCGATGCAGCTGTCGCATGCTGGGCGCAAGGCGTCGAGCGCCGTGCCGTGGGAGGGCGGCCAGCTGATATCGGTTGCCGACGGCGGCTGGCTGCCGCACGGGCCGTCGGCCGTGCCGCACAAGGACGGCGAGACGCCGCCGCTCGCGCTCGATGCCGCGGGCCTGAATCGCATCCGCGAAGCGTTCGCGGCGTCGGCGAAGCGTGCGGCACGGCTCGGCATTGACGCGCTCGAAGTACATGCGGCGCACGGCTATCTGCTGCACCAGTTCCTGTCGCCGCTCGCAAACCAGCGTACCGACGAATACGGTGGCTCGCGCGAGAACCGGATGCGTTTTCCGCTCGAAATCTACGAGATCGTGCGCGCGGCGTTTCCGGAGGACCGGCCGGTTGGCGTGCGCGTGTCCGCGACCGACTGGGTCGAAGGCGGCTGGGAGCTCGACGATACGATCGCGTTCGCGCACGAGCTGAAGCGGCGCGGCTGCGACTGGATCGACGTGTCGTCCGGCGGCGTGTCGCCGCTGCAGAAGATTCCGCTGTCGCCCGGCTACCAGGTGCCGTTCGCGCAGGCGGTGAAACGCGCGGTCGGCATGCCGACGATGGCGGTCGGCCTGATCAACGAGCCCGAGCACGCGAACCGGCTGATCGAAGCCGGCGATGTCGACTTTATCGCGATGGCGCGCGCGATGCTGTACGACCCGCGCTGGCCGTGGCATGCGGCGGCCGAGCTCGGCGCGCAGGTGACGGCGCCGCCGCAATACTGGCGTTCGCAGCCGCGCGAGCACAAGGCGTTGTTCGGCGACATCGC
The DNA window shown above is from Burkholderia cepacia and carries:
- a CDS encoding NADH:flavin oxidoreductase/NADH oxidase; the protein is MTALFSPFTLRGVTLPNRIVISPMCQYSAERGEATDWHMIHLGHLALSGAGLLCIEATAVEPDGRITHGDLGLWDDVTEAALKPVLAAIRKHSPVRVAMQLSHAGRKASSAVPWEGGQLISVADGGWLPHGPSAVPHKDGETPPLALDAAGLNRIREAFAASAKRAARLGIDALEVHAAHGYLLHQFLSPLANQRTDEYGGSRENRMRFPLEIYEIVRAAFPEDRPVGVRVSATDWVEGGWELDDTIAFAHELKRRGCDWIDVSSGGVSPLQKIPLSPGYQVPFAQAVKRAVGMPTMAVGLINEPEHANRLIEAGDVDFIAMARAMLYDPRWPWHAAAELGAQVTAPPQYWRSQPREHKALFGDIAFGQR
- a CDS encoding cation:proton antiporter, which translates into the protein MKSAFSFLPNWPLAPDAVFWAGLALFAAGLCGELCYRAWRLPRITGYAVIGLIAGSFGFGVIDASTDETSRLLMDVALGLLLFELGSRLDLRWIRRNPWLVASSLAEATLTFVLVLFVMLALGVSGMVALVLSAIAIATSPSMVIQLKTELRAEGQVSQRLITLTALNSVYAIVLTKLVTSWLHQEAYGNVFATILQPLYLIAGSFIVAYLVARSCNYLFRHMTATMRDEHSFVALFGLVMLAIAVAQALKLSTLLTLLLAGIIVKNLEARPQLWPEHFGTAGWLLTVVLFVLTLTSFTWGDIALGGLLAIVLIVTRLAAKLAGVVAFAKPSGLGMKQGIALGIALTPMSALSYLLVDDTYQLYPNFDPHLRAIVMCSIVILQLVSPFVVYRCLSAVGERSDSN
- a CDS encoding YbdK family carboxylate-amine ligase, giving the protein MALETFVNSEPFTFGVELEIQVVNTHNYDLTKAASDLMRLIQGETFPGNITPEITESMIELSTGICHSHEQAVSELHAIRDVLVKAADQLNVGLAGGGTHAFQQWSDRQIYDAPRFQYISELYGYLAKQFTVFGQHVHIGCPDPDSALFLLHSMSRFIPHFIALSASSPFVQNVDTGFHSARLNSVFAFPLSGRAPFVLTWDSFEEYFTKMVNTGVVNSMKDFYWDIRPKPGYGTIEVRVMDTPLSVDRAAAIACYIQTLARYLLTDRPLKLSEDDYLVYTFNRFEACRFGLEGTCVNPQTGERRTIAEDILDTLDRIAPHAAALGSRAALDEIGALAKARVNDASWLRTVFKQEKSLNETVRQQCLRWRE
- a CDS encoding glutamine amidotransferase → MNAEVVAIRHVHFEDLGSFEQVLGERGRRVRYVDVGSSRVEVLDVLEPSLFVVLGGPISVYDDAQYPTIAPLLTLVRQRIDAGLPILGICLGAQFIARALGARVYPAAQHELGWAPLALTDAGRASPLRHLDGAATSMLHWHGDTFDLPGGAIHLASTPACRHQAFAWGQHVLALQCHPEIRTDRFEPWLIANAGEIAAMPGIDARQLRADTAQHGPVLETAARRMFGEWLDSVGL
- a CDS encoding MarR family winged helix-turn-helix transcriptional regulator translates to MSEGVYGNQASGRVTHSLLRLSTAMRSQAWDWAEGAGLTPTQGEILVLLLQRKGPMRLGEIARETQLTAATTSDAVSTLETKGLVEKRRALDDGRALAVRLSARGRTAAKKALQWPEFLTKAVGKLGADEQGALYRALLKTLRELQVAGATPPQRMCVTCAHFQPGKLSKKTVHHCAALDISMSDSDLRLDCSVQEEADAATQKKTWKIFAG